A single Silvibacterium dinghuense DNA region contains:
- a CDS encoding type 2 lanthipeptide synthetase LanM, translating into MRPSDQFLALADQCIPSGPAHKLRLIEEAENRAAKALHILEREIPQGMSITAEAWQDLRESLAATLLWMLRFGLGALWLDRASGCWIESQRELFTRLAEDSDAIHRTFGRPARRLVGIHGELSHRHHGGRSVASLEFASGLRLIYKPRGMALEGWFSSLLDEFDEEQAPIRFRAARVLDRGHYGWAKRMAHRACHGEEELRHFYRRSGGLLCLLHLLQATDVHYENLIACGPDPVLVDAETLLQPSLDAGPASVLRTGMIPVPRVDGSDFSALGFVRERHLPFPVDSHCATPVLHLRPSCSVPVEDSAGIAPELFAQEQVDGFRLTWNWVSRHRSLLLDYLEQARDLEIRYVVRDTQDYYLALAHALFTGNPGAVVLPELDGERTAFSFLLQEEHRALAQLDLPRFTLSADARAIALNGASGNEVFPRSGYAAAKEAVTTMHEDELERQLARMDGAWQFYAVARRLLCPLQG; encoded by the coding sequence ATGAGGCCTTCCGATCAGTTTCTTGCTCTTGCCGATCAGTGCATCCCCAGCGGTCCTGCCCATAAGCTGCGCCTGATCGAGGAGGCCGAGAACCGCGCGGCGAAGGCTCTTCACATTCTGGAACGGGAAATTCCGCAGGGGATGTCCATTACGGCTGAGGCCTGGCAGGATTTGCGCGAATCCCTGGCTGCGACCCTGCTCTGGATGCTCCGTTTCGGGCTTGGAGCCTTGTGGCTTGATCGGGCGTCGGGTTGCTGGATCGAGAGTCAGCGCGAGCTGTTTACCCGGCTGGCTGAGGACAGCGACGCGATTCACAGAACCTTTGGACGCCCGGCGAGGCGGCTTGTCGGCATTCATGGCGAGCTCTCGCATCGTCATCATGGAGGCCGCTCGGTTGCATCGCTCGAGTTTGCCTCAGGCCTGCGCCTGATCTATAAACCTCGCGGCATGGCCCTCGAAGGGTGGTTTTCTTCGCTTCTCGACGAATTCGACGAGGAGCAGGCACCGATCCGCTTTCGTGCCGCCCGCGTCCTCGACCGCGGCCATTATGGATGGGCGAAGCGCATGGCGCACCGTGCCTGTCATGGTGAGGAAGAGCTGCGTCATTTCTATCGGCGCTCTGGAGGACTGCTGTGCCTGCTGCATCTGTTGCAGGCAACGGATGTCCACTATGAAAATCTCATCGCCTGTGGTCCCGATCCTGTTCTGGTGGATGCCGAGACGCTGCTTCAGCCTTCGCTGGATGCGGGGCCGGCCTCGGTTCTGCGCACGGGCATGATCCCGGTGCCGCGGGTGGATGGCTCCGACTTTTCTGCGCTGGGCTTTGTCCGCGAGCGGCATCTTCCGTTTCCGGTGGACAGCCACTGCGCCACTCCCGTGCTGCATCTGCGCCCCTCGTGCAGCGTCCCTGTCGAGGACTCGGCCGGTATCGCTCCCGAGCTCTTTGCACAGGAGCAGGTGGACGGATTTCGACTCACGTGGAACTGGGTCTCCAGGCATCGCTCTCTTCTGCTGGATTATCTGGAGCAGGCCAGGGATTTGGAGATTCGCTACGTGGTGCGCGATACGCAGGACTACTATCTCGCGCTGGCCCATGCGCTCTTTACCGGAAACCCAGGAGCCGTCGTCCTTCCTGAGCTCGACGGGGAAAGAACCGCATTTTCTTTTCTTCTTCAAGAAGAGCACCGTGCGCTCGCACAGCTCGATCTTCCTCGCTTCACGCTCTCTGCGGATGCCCGCGCCATTGCTCTCAACGGTGCTTCCGGAAACGAAGTATTTCCGCGCTCCGGCTATGCCGCGGCGAAAGAGGCCGTCACCACGATGCACGAGGACGAGCTCGAGCGCCAGCTGGCGCGCATGGACGGCGCCTGGCAGTTTTACGCTGTTGCCAGGCGTCTTCTTTGCCCTCTACAGGGGTGA
- a CDS encoding class 1 isoprenoid biosynthesis enzyme: protein MRASIEGYFFIRMLDDVMDGHSVPAASLPAMHLFSLRFHSAYHSLFPADSPFWAVFADALVCTAEAESADTLLTSIEEEQFLAISARKSAAALIPVAAVCYRYGRVDALPAWRALLDAFAPWHQMHDDLLDWSEDLASGRCTWLLSEAERRKAHGETVAVWIGRTGLRWAADRMAEWMDRLHCIAGELGSPEVMAYLERRDGLFRRQIEARIQLAVLCEPMLAIAHS, encoded by the coding sequence ATGAGAGCCAGCATCGAAGGCTACTTCTTCATCCGCATGCTCGATGACGTGATGGATGGCCATTCCGTGCCGGCTGCCTCGCTTCCGGCAATGCATCTCTTCAGCCTGCGCTTTCACTCCGCCTATCATTCCCTGTTTCCTGCGGACAGTCCCTTCTGGGCGGTCTTTGCGGATGCTCTTGTCTGCACGGCAGAAGCCGAGTCGGCGGACACGCTGCTGACCTCGATCGAAGAAGAACAATTTCTTGCTATTTCCGCCCGCAAATCCGCTGCCGCGCTCATTCCTGTGGCTGCAGTTTGCTACCGCTATGGCCGTGTCGATGCTCTTCCGGCGTGGCGAGCCCTGCTCGACGCGTTCGCTCCATGGCACCAGATGCATGATGACCTGCTCGACTGGAGTGAGGACCTTGCCTCTGGGCGCTGCACCTGGCTTCTTTCCGAAGCGGAGCGCCGCAAGGCTCACGGAGAGACGGTTGCAGTCTGGATCGGGCGTACCGGCCTTCGCTGGGCGGCAGACAGAATGGCGGAATGGATGGATCGGCTGCACTGCATCGCCGGGGAACTGGGCAGTCCGGAAGTGATGGCCTATCTTGAGCGGCGGGACGGGCTTTTCCGTCGCCAGATCGAGGCCCGCATCCAACTGGCGGTCTTGTGCGAGCCCATGCTCGCGATTGCGCATTCCTGA